TTATTTCAAGGCCTTTTGGAACTCACCCCCCTGCCCCTCTCTACTCTCTTTGTTCGTAAAGAGGGGGGCGTTTTAAATAGCATTTTGTTCTGGATACTTCGTAGATCGTACTCGGTTTATTTGATTGACGAATCACCGAATGACCGAACTGAGAACTACGATTTGAATTTTGAAAGATGGAATATGCGAATGCAGAACCTCGTAGAGGTGAAACACTAATAGCCCTCCCGACTAAAAGCATCGGGGCAGGCTGGGTTTTAACCCGGGGTAAAGAATAAAAACCTCATTTGTCCGACGAAGCGAGGGATTGGTTTGGAGTTGATAACAGAATTGAGGCGGTTTTGCGATGATCATATTTCAAACGCAATTCCTGTTCATTTTGTCTTGATCCGCCGGTGGTCGGACAGGTACAAAACGAACCAAAAAATCAAGCCTGCCTGCGCTGAAGCTTCGGAAGGCAGGGCTGTGAGAAATTATCGGCGTTCACAGCCAGGGGCCGGAAAAACTCAAGGCCTGATATCTTTCAATTATACTTCTAAATTCGTTGGAGGCTGGTGAGTTTTTCTTTTCGTCTCCTGTCTGCTCACTTTACCCGCTGATTTCTCTAGGCCGTTTTGACTCATCGCTTTGTTTTGGAACTCACCCCCCAATCCCATTCTTCCGCCAGCCGGCGGATCGTAAAGAGGGGAGTGTTTTAGATCATATTTGTTCTGCGTGCATCGTAGATTGTACTTCTTATTTTGATTGATGAATGACCGAACTGCGATTTGAATATTGAATAATTATATAGGTTAATGACCTAACCTCGTAGAGGTGAAACACTAATAGCCCCGGGTTTTAACCCGGGGTATGATGCGATTATTACGAATTGCCGCCGAATAGAGGGTTTTGTTTAGAATGACAAATTGAATAGAGGCGGTTCCAATCAGATTGTGGGATGAAATGAATCGGTTCAAAATTATGAATTGATGATTTATTGAAAGTCTGATTAGATATAAACGCATTCTTTGGGTCAACGCCTCAACGTTGACCGGAGCTTTGAACCAATCTCTCTGTTCGGCGATTGATTATTGTCATACACATTACCCTGGGTTGAAACCCAGGGCTAAAAATATACTGCTGCACTAGGGCAGGGATGGATTAGAAATGGTAAGTTATTGTTGCCAATCATATTGATGTTGTACTCCAAACTTCAGGTTACAAGTTGCAGGCCTCAGGCAGCCGATCACAAATTGGTGATTCATAGTTCAATCAAAAGCTGTGCAACGGGTTGCAAAATCTGTCGATAATAAGACTTACTCCGAGCCCCCCTCTCTGTTCTCTTCCGTTCACAAAGAGAGGTAAGGAACTAAATAGATATGGGGAGTACACCAACCCCGTAGGGGTGAAACACTAATAGCCCCGGGTTTCAACCCGGGGTATGATGCGATTAACACGAATTGCCACCGAACAGAGGGGTTGGTTTAGAATGACAAATTGAATAGAGGCGGTTCTGCTTAGATTGTGGAATGAAATAAATCGGTTCAAAATTGTGGATTGATGATTTGTTGAACGGCGGATTAGATATATACACATTCTTCGGATTTTCGCCTCTACGTTTTCCGGAGCTCTGAACTTTTCTCTCTGTTCGGCGATGTTTTACTGTCTACCTCGTTACCCTGGGTTGAAACCCAGGGCTAATCATATTCTGCCCCGCCGGGGCAGTGGATTACCGGCTGCATGCTGCCGATCACAAATCGGTGATTCGAAATTCAAAAAACCTGTTCAACGGGTTAATGGGGAACTCATTCCTCCGATCAAAATCAATGTGAAAGGTTCTATATCCATACTCACTGTTCTCTTCCGATTACAATGAGTGGCGATATAAATTTCATATTTCGTTTGATAATTAACTCCGTAGGAGTGTCCAAAATTATAGCTCCGGGTTGAAACCCGGGGCTATTTATATGCTGCCCCTTTGGGGCAGGAGGGTTGCAAATACTGCATGATTTCGTTGCCAACTGTCTGCATGCCGTACTACAAGCTACAGGCCTTAGGTTGCCTTTTGTAAATCAGAGATTTGAAATTCAACGATTCATTATTTTAAACTAAATCTGTGCTTAGGGTCGCGTGGACCGCTGATTTTCAACTCGTGTCTCCGGCCTGGAGAAGGCAGTGGTACACCGTAAACCGAACACCACCGGCCTAAAACGGCCAAACAATCGGAATCAGGAGGGTGGCGATGATCCAGAAAATGATATTGATGGGCAGCCCGAGTTTGGTGAAGTCGGTAAATTTATACTGTCCGGCGCCAAAAACCAGGGTATTGGCATGATGACCAAACGGAGTCAGGAACGTGAGGGATGCCGCGTAGGAGACACTGATCAGAAATGGCTCCGGGTTCACCCCGATAGAATCGGCAATCTGTATGGCAAGGGGAGCGACGAGGGCTGCTGACGCATTAGTAGACATAATGGCCGACATCAACATGGTAAGCAGGTAAAAACCGGCAAGCATGGCATGGGGGCCAAAGTCCGACAGGGAATCAATCAGAGTTTCGGCCATCAGGGTGGCAGCTCCCGTTTTATCCATTGCAAGACCCAGCGGGATCACCCCGGCAAGCAGAATGATGATTTTCCAGTTGATGGCTTCGTACGCTTCCTCTGTGGTGATACAACCGGTCAGGATCATCAGGATCACGCCGGAACCTGCGCTGATGGCAATCGGCAGCAGTTCGAGAGCGGCTACAATAACCACACTCAATAAAATGCCCAGCGCAATAAAGGTTTTGTCGCTTCTTTTATCCATTACACCCAATTTGGACGCAACAATAAACGCAGAACCCTTTTCAACCTCCTGGATACGATCGGAACTGAGGCTAAGCAGCAGGGTGTCGCCTCCGGAGATCTTCATTTTCTTAAGATCATCTTTTTTAATTTCACCTTTCTGCCGGACGGCCAGGGGAATCGCACCATATCGCTCATAGAAATCGATGCTGTCGAGCGTGCTGCCATCCAGGGGGGAGTCCGGTGTAACAACCGCTTCGATGAGTGCATCGCGCCCCTGTTCAAGGTCAACATCTTCCCAATCCTTTGCCACCACGGGAGAAAAACCTTTTTTCAGAAGCAGCTTGTTCAGATCGGCCGGATTTCCCCTAATCCGTAAAATATCACCGGCCTCAATTTGAACTTTTGATCGCTGTGCCGACCGGCTGCCGTCTGATTTGATAATTCGAAGAACATCCAGGTCAAACTGTTCGGTGAGCCGATCCTTATCGAACGTGTTGCCTACCAGCGTACAGTTGGGTTCGATGACCACATCGGTGAGATATCCCTCCAGTTCATAATCTTTGGTGAGTTCCTCCTTCTTTTCAGACCGCCGGGAGGGCAGCATTTTAAAACCAAACAGGAACAGAAACAGGTAGCCGGCAATGAGCAGTACAATGCCGATGGGGGCGAAATCGAACATTCCGAACGATGCGACTTCTCTCTCATCAGCGATAGAAGCAACCAGCAGGTTGGTGGACGTCCCGATCAGGGTTGAAATTCCGCCCATGATGGCCGCAAAAGAGACAGGCATCAGCAGTTTGGAGGCACTCACCCCAATTTTTGAAGCCACCCCGATCAGAATGGGAATAAATATCACCACGACGGCCGTATTATTCATGATTGCAGACATCGCGCTGATAAAGAGCATCATCACAAACATCCAGAAATAGAAATTTTCCTGAAGCCGTTCGGAAAAATAGTCGCCCGCCTTATTCAGAATGCCGGTACGCCGCAGACCTTCACTCAGTACAAACATCGATGCGATAGCCACCGTAGCCGGGTGACTGATTCCGGAGAATCCCTCTTCAAACGTGAGAATGCCGGAGACCAGGAGGGAGAAGAGCAGGATCATTGCGGCAACATCAAACGAGACGTAGTCTGTAGCAAAAAGGATGAATGCAGCAATGAGGAGAATAAAAACAAAAACAATCTCAAACGTCATGGTCTATAAATAGTCTGTTTCCGGATTATATAGGATGCCAGGAATAATGAAACCGCTCTAATTGTACGAATAGCAACAATTAAAGTCGATAACGGATTTCTTTTGCAGGAGGCAGGCTTCAGGCCACAAGTCACCACCGGGAGCTCCGCTTCCCGTCTGCATGCTGCAGTTGCAGGCTGACGGGTTGATTTCAAGGTCGTTTTGCAACTCCCACCTGTCCCCCCTCTCTGTTCACTATCGTTCACAAAGAGGGGGAACGTATAAATCAGTTTTGCTCTGCGTACATCGTAGAAGGTACTTCGCATTTTGATTGACGAATGACCGAACTGTGAACTACGATTTGGACTTTGATTTGAGTCGCGAAAAGTGATTTTGCCAAACCTCGTAGAGGTGTAATACAATTAGCCCCGGGTTTTAACCCGGGGTAAAGAATAAAAACCTCATTTGTCCGACGAAGCGAGGGATTGGTTTGGAGTTGATAACAGAATTGAGGCGGTTTTGCGATGATCATATTTCAAACGCAATTCCTGTTCATTTTGGCTTGATCCGCCGGTAGTCGGACAGGTACAAAACGAACCAAAAAATTCCCGAAGTTTCGGGATGAGAAATTGACAGCGTGTTCTGCTCGAATGAGGCACAAACTCAAGGCCGGAATGTCATCCTGAACGTAGTGAAGGATCTCTACATTTGTTGCTATTATTTTGGAGACCCTTCGACAAGCTCAGGGTGACGGTGGAGGCTGGTGAGTTTTTCTTTTCGTCTCCTGTCTGTTCACCTTACCCGCTGATTTCTCTAGGCCGTTTTGGAACTCACCCCTCGGTCTCCTCTCTTCCGCCAGCTGGCGGATCGTAAAGAGGGGAGGCGTTTTAAATCCGTTTTGCACTGCGTACACCTTACTCCGTACCCCGTACCCCGTACCCCGTACACCGTATGAAACCCGACGCTGTCAGGATTCGTCTGCCGACGAAACGCTTACAGGTCTTCATCAGAGACCGTCCACCATATCCCGTAATCCGTACGCCTAACTAATAAATTCATCACTCAACTAGAAGATCATACAGCTTAATGTTCACAAACAAATTTTCGCGGCCCACCTGTTTACTTCTGAGGATGCCGGCATCTTCGAGTTCGCGGAGGTATTCGGCAGCGGTCTGGCGTTTGGCGATTCCGCGATCTACCAAATACTTCACCTTGCAGTAGGGCTGCTCAAACAGGAGCTCAATCAGCTCTTTGGAATAGACCCGGTTTGGAAGCTTCTCTTTAGCCAGTTCCAGGGTCTCATGGAGCAGATCCAGAATTTGCCCAATCCGTGCCATCGTGGAATTGGATGTTTTTTCCACCGCATCCAGGATAAAAAGAATCCACGGTTCCCACTCTTGTTCTTCGGTTACGCCGCGTAGCAGTTTATAGTAGTCCTGTTTTTGAGTGATAATGGCGTTACTCAGATATAGAACCGGATGCAACAGCAGCTCTTTTTTCATCAGGTAGAGGATGTTGAGAAGCCGTCCCGTTCGTCCGTTGCCATCATCGAAAGGGTGAATGGCCTCAAACTGATAGTGCATGACCGCCATTTTGATGAGCGGATCAACACCGTCTTCTGTGCGGATGTAATCCTCCAGGTTTACCAAATGATTCCGGATCAGCTCTTCCCCCTCGGGCGGCCAGTAGATAATTTTGCGCGTATTGGGATTGGCAATCACCGTGCCGGGATCTGTCCGGATGCCCTCATCGGTCTCCTTAATTATCTGCATCAAACGGATGAAGAGATCTGTGGAGAGCGAATCTTTTTCGATGTGATCGACACCTTTCCAGAGCGCCTGACGGTAGCGAAGCACTTCCTTGGTTTGCAGATCTACCCGGCTGTCATCGGCGGAAAGCGCGGTAAAGAGTTTGTCGTTGGTGGTCACCACGTTCTCAATTTCAGAGCTCGACTTTGCCTCCTGCAGCACAATGCTGTTGATCAGAATCGACGGGTTGGGCAGACTTTCTGATTTTCCCTTCAGCTCGGCAAGGGCGCGGTTTGCGGCAATGGCTGATTTTAACACAGCGGGTGACTCTATCTCCGCATCGGGCGGCAGCGGAGGCAGGTGGTTGTACGGTTTATCAGGGCTGAATGACATGTCGATGATTTCGATACGTTTTATAGATATGTCGAAATATAGGTAATATATCGACATGAATGAAAAATGTGTCGATGTTATCTACCTAGTGGGATTTTTTGGAACTCACCCCTCGGTCCCCTCTCTAATCTCTCCGTTCTCAGAGAGGGGGGCGTTTTAAATCAGATTTGCTCTGCGTACATCGTAGAAAGTACACCCTATACCGTACACCGTATTTTAATTGACGAATCACCGATTGACCGAATTGTGAACTGCGATTTGAATATTGAATAATTAATAGGTTAATGACCTAACCTCGTAGAGGTGAGGCACATATAGCCCCGGGTTTTAACCCGGGGTAAAGAAGAGGCCATCATTTTATCGCCGAAAAGGGGGATTTATTTGGAGTGGATAACAGCATTGAGGCGGTGTTGCGATGATCTTATTTCAAACGCAATTCCTGTTCATTTTGGCTTGATCCAAAACGAACCAAAAAATCAAGGCTGTGAGAAATTGACAGCGTGTTCTGTTCGAATGAGGCACAAATTCAAGGCCTGATAAATTGGATTTTCTACCTCGATATTTAGAGGAGGCTGGTGAATTTGTGATTTCCTCATTCTCACATTACACTTTTTACTGTCAATTTCTCTAGGCCGATTTTTAACTCACCCCTCAATCCCCTCTCTATTCACTCCGTTCATAAAGAGGGGAGGCGTTTTAAATAGCATTTTGATCTGCGACCACTTTACTCCGTATACCGTACCCCATACACCGTTTAAAACCCGACGCTGTCAGGGTCAGCTGTCGATGAACGCTGACAGGTCTCGAATCCAACCCGTACCTCGTACCCCGTAAACCGTACGCCGTACGCCGTAAACCTATCGTAACATCACGTGTTGGCCGGCGGTCATCAGGTCGCGCCAGGTGCGGTTGAGGCGGGTGGTGCGGTCGAGGACCCGCATCCCGGAGTGCTGATAGAGCTCAAAGGCGATCTGTCTGCAGACCACAGCCAGCTCTTTCGAGGCGATATCTACCGACTGCTTCTCTTGGTCCGAAATCTCTGCCCCGCGTTCGCACTTCTCCCAAACGGCTTGAACCGCACGGTGCAGGCGTTCCCGCTGTTCCATCACCGGCTCTTCTGCTGAGTGCTCCCCATCCGGATCGGCCTCTCGGATAAATGCCCGGGTGATGCCGAGCAGGGAGGAGGCCAGGGTGGCCGGGGCAAACTGCATGAACGGAAACCGGTAGAGGGGTCGCCCGGCATACCTGGGTTGAGGCTCCATGGTAAATGATCTGCGGCGGGGCACCCGGATGTTACTCACCTCAAAATCGTGACTGGCCGTGGCGGTCAGCCCATAGCTGTTCCAGGTGTGGAGTCTGTTCACCTCGTTGGGGTAGAACGCCAGGGCGATCATTTTGGGATTATCCGGCGTGGATTCGGGGAGCAGACAGCTGGCTGTAAATAGCGTGGCGTAGGGCGAGCCGCTGGCGTACTTCCACCGTCCGCTGA
This is a stretch of genomic DNA from Rhodohalobacter barkolensis. It encodes these proteins:
- a CDS encoding SLC13 family permease encodes the protein MTFEIVFVFILLIAAFILFATDYVSFDVAAMILLFSLLVSGILTFEEGFSGISHPATVAIASMFVLSEGLRRTGILNKAGDYFSERLQENFYFWMFVMMLFISAMSAIMNNTAVVVIFIPILIGVASKIGVSASKLLMPVSFAAIMGGISTLIGTSTNLLVASIADEREVASFGMFDFAPIGIVLLIAGYLFLFLFGFKMLPSRRSEKKEELTKDYELEGYLTDVVIEPNCTLVGNTFDKDRLTEQFDLDVLRIIKSDGSRSAQRSKVQIEAGDILRIRGNPADLNKLLLKKGFSPVVAKDWEDVDLEQGRDALIEAVVTPDSPLDGSTLDSIDFYERYGAIPLAVRQKGEIKKDDLKKMKISGGDTLLLSLSSDRIQEVEKGSAFIVASKLGVMDKRSDKTFIALGILLSVVIVAALELLPIAISAGSGVILMILTGCITTEEAYEAINWKIIILLAGVIPLGLAMDKTGAATLMAETLIDSLSDFGPHAMLAGFYLLTMLMSAIMSTNASAALVAPLAIQIADSIGVNPEPFLISVSYAASLTFLTPFGHHANTLVFGAGQYKFTDFTKLGLPINIIFWIIATLLIPIVWPF
- a CDS encoding Fic family protein; this translates as MSIYYLYFDISIKRIEIIDMSFSPDKPYNHLPPLPPDAEIESPAVLKSAIAANRALAELKGKSESLPNPSILINSIVLQEAKSSSEIENVVTTNDKLFTALSADDSRVDLQTKEVLRYRQALWKGVDHIEKDSLSTDLFIRLMQIIKETDEGIRTDPGTVIANPNTRKIIYWPPEGEELIRNHLVNLEDYIRTEDGVDPLIKMAVMHYQFEAIHPFDDGNGRTGRLLNILYLMKKELLLHPVLYLSNAIITQKQDYYKLLRGVTEEQEWEPWILFILDAVEKTSNSTMARIGQILDLLHETLELAKEKLPNRVYSKELIELLFEQPYCKVKYLVDRGIAKRQTAAEYLRELEDAGILRSKQVGRENLFVNIKLYDLLVE